A region from the Aegilops tauschii subsp. strangulata cultivar AL8/78 chromosome 5, Aet v6.0, whole genome shotgun sequence genome encodes:
- the LOC109756864 gene encoding probable aspartyl aminopeptidase — protein sequence MAAVVSDLVDFLNASPTAFHAVDEAKRLLKAAGFEQLSEREEWSGLQPGRKYFFTRNHSAIVAFAIGAKYVAGNGFHIIGAHTDSPCLKLKPVTKITKGGYLEVGVQTYGGGLWYTWFDRDLTIAGRVLVREKKDGVVSYGHKLVRVQEPIMRIPTLAIHLDRTISSEGLKINNQNHLVPVLGTLIKHEMQKLVEGNVPGESSGGENTKHHPLLLQLIAKEANCEVDEICDFELQLCDTQPSVVAGAMKEFIFSGRLDNLCMSFCSLKALVESTSTDHSLDHESGVRMVALFDHEEVGSDSAQGAGSPAMLDALTRITGCFNHSNSKLLEKAIQRSFLVSADMAHALHPNYMEKHEENHQPKLHGGLVIKHNANQRYATNAVTAFIFREIAERHQLPIQDFVVRNDMACGSTIGPILASGVGIRTVDIGAPQLSMHSIREMCAVDDVNYSYEHLKAYFEEFTELDNKVKVDC from the exons ATGGCCGCCGTCGTCTCCGACCTCGTCGACTTTCTCAACGCCTCGCCCACCGCTTTCCACGCCGTCG ATGAGGCGAAGCGACTGCTGAAGGCGGCGGGGTTCGAGCAGCTATCGGAGCGGGAGGAGTGGTCGGGGCTTCAGCCCGGCCGGAAGTACTTCTTCACACGCAACCACTCCGCCATCGTCGCCTTCGCTATCGGCGCCAA GTACGTTGCCGGTAATGGGTTCCACATCATTGGCGCACATACGGACAGTCCATGTCTGAAGCTCAAGCCTGTCACCAAG ATAACCAAGGGAGGTTATCTTGAGGTTGGAGTCCAAACTTATGGAGGTGGATTGTGGTACACATGGTTTGACCGTGACCTTACTATTGCTGGTAGGGTGCTTGTGCGAGAGAAGAAGGACGGTGTGGTCTCTTATGGGCATAAGCTTGTAAGGGTGCAAGAGCCTATCATGAGAATCCCCACTTTGGCTATTCACCTAGACAG GACTATCTCCTCGGAAGGTCTCAAGATTAACAATCAGAATCATCTTGTCCCAGTGCTGGGCACATTGATTAAG CATGAAATGCAGAAATTAGTGGAAGGAAATGTTCCAGGGGAGTCATCCGGTGGCGAAAACACAAAGCACCATCCACTATTGTTGCAG TTGATTGCTAAAGAGGCTAATTGTGAAGTTGATGAGATCTGTGATTTCGAGCTGCAGCTGTGTGATACTCAACCAAGCGTTGTAGCAGGTGCCATGAAAGAATTCATCTTTTCGGGAAGGCTTGACAACCTTTGCATGTCATTTTGTTCACTGAAG GCCCTAGTGGAGTCAACTTCTACTGACCACTCTCTTGATCATGAATCTGGCGTCAGGATGGTGGCTCTATTTGATCATGAGGAGGTTGGTTCTGATTCAGCTCAGGGAGCTGGTTCGCCTGCAATGCTGGATGCTTTAACAAGAATCACAGGCTGCTTTAACCATTCAAATTCCAAG TTGCTAGAAAAGGCTATTCAAAGGAGTTTCCTTGTGTCTGCAGATATGGCTCATGCCTTGCACCCCAATTATATG GAAAAGCACGAGGAGAACCACCAGCCAAAGTTGCATGGTGGACTTGTGATTAAGCACAATGCTAATCAACGATATGCTACAAATGCCGTGACAGCTTTTATTTTCCGAGAAATTGCTGAGAGGCACCAGTTACCTATCCAG GATTTTGTTGTTCGCAACGACATGGCTTGTGGGTCAACAATCGGGCCAATACTGGCTAGCGGTGTTGGTATTCGTACTGTGGATATCGGAGCGCCACAATTGTCCATGCACAGCATCAGGGAGATGTGCGCCGTTGACGACGTCAACTACTCATATGAACATCTCAAGGCATATTTTGAAGAATTCACTGAATTGGATAACAAAGTCAAAGTAGACTGCTGA